A segment of the Lycium ferocissimum isolate CSIRO_LF1 chromosome 10, AGI_CSIRO_Lferr_CH_V1, whole genome shotgun sequence genome:
cccacTCCCACTCACCCACCCCTATGCCCCCACccccctccattttttttttttgttttctgcaccccacccccaaccactcccGTAACCCATACACCACCTCCTCCCCCCGCACCCTACCCCGCTACCTACGCACCCTCCCccataacattttttttgaagtttttaattttttttcaaaattttctacaCGACCACATCCCCATCACCCTCCTCCCCCCCTTGCGCGAACCTATACACACacttttcccccccccccccccaaccacagcattttttttttgaagtttttattgTCTTTTGCGGGTTTCTACACCCCCAGACATCCcctaccccaaaaaaaatcttttcaccACATACCCTCACCCCCACTCCCCCAAAATACCCCATCACCCCTTccaaagttttaatttttaaccacgcaaacattcaatttttataattgtcaactttttttcaattttttttggagttgggggcgggggggggggttgcaaaaaaccaaaacaaatgtcaaaactttttttttttcaaaaaaaaatatttttttttgggggttggaATTAtcgcaaaaaacaaaaacaatgtcaaaactttttttttttcaaaaatattaattttttttttgccgggGGGGGTAGGGGTGAGGGGTCGGGTGCGTGGGGGGAGGGGTAGGGTGCGAGGCGTgtgggtgcaaaaaaaaaaaagtcaaaaattttttttcaaaaaaaatattttttttgcccAGGGTGGAGGGGTAGGGTGCGGGGTTTGGGGGGGGTGgtgtaaaaaaccaaaaaaaaaaaacgtcaaaacttttttttcaaaaatattttttttttgggggggggggggggggcgtagGGGTGAGGGGGTAGGGtgcggggtggggtggggtgccaaaaaaaaaaaagtcaaaacttttttttttcaaaaaaaaaattatttttttgcgGGGGGCGGGGGGCTAGGGTGCGGGGTTTGGGTGGAGGGgtgtaaaaaaccaaaaataatgtcaaaacttttttttcaaaaaaaattatttttaggcggggggggggggggtttggtaggtgagggggggtggggggtggggtttGGTGGTTGGGATTGGGTTGAGTGGTGGTAGGATGGTTGGTGCCTGGTGGAATGAACttgtgaacttgttttccctacttttattagggaagtcatttttctcaattttgaggaaaatgttttctaaaagaaaatattttccaaaatttttgaacaaacgaacatgagaaaattggaaaacattttctgaaaaatgttttcctccatacgaACACACCCTATGAGAATGActattttccgaaaaatatgaCCAAACAATGGCCAGTGAATGTTATTTCAATACTTCTAAAGATTCATTTGTCAAAGCAAAGTATAGGCGCACGTTAAATTTCCTAAAAGTATCATCCAAGAACAGATACTAGTAATAAATTAAAGAACATGACTATTCAATATATAAGTATCAACAGAagaaaaatacagaaaaaaaaaaaaaaaaaaaaaaaactgtagaACTACCAACCAAGTTTGGCATATGTAGTATTCTGGCTACTAAATTTTTGCTAGTATACGACATTTTCGACACGCTACATGTTCCTGTAAGTAAATTACAAAGAAGAAATTAGTCCTTTACAAAATTACTTGACTATATGATTAAGCAAACTACTACAAGATGGAGAGCTTTGCTCACTATTCCATGGATCTTGTACTGAAACAGGGGAAAAATCCTTCATTTTTTCCATCGAAAAAATGGATTTTATATCCATTTCTTGCTTCTTAATGGAAAGATTCAATGGTTTTTCACTCACACctgaagttgatgaaatagaaGATCCCTCTGATGAACCCGTGATGTTATCTTCCGAATTTGCCCATTTACTTAGTCTAAGTTGTTCCAATTCAATCGCCACTTCCATCATCGATGGCCTCATATCGCGATGAAACGCTAAACACCTGAATGCCAACTCAGCTACTTTGTGCACAGACGAAATCGTCCAAGCATCCATATGTGGCTCGATAGATGGATCGATAATTTCATCTAAGTTACCCTTTCCTATTCTGTCAATTGCAAGTGCAGCCAAGTTTATTTCGTCTTGGGGACGAGCAAAGTCCACTGCTTTTAGCCCCGTTATGATCTCAGCAAGAACCACGCCAAAGCTGTAAACGTCGCTCTTATCAGACAATTGGAAGTTCTGATGATACTGAGGATCAAGATATCCGGGAGTTCCTTGTGGTGCAGTAGAAATGTGGGATGATTCAACCATACCGAGCCTTGAAAGTCCAAAATCCGCGACTTTTGACTTGTAATTGTAATCCAAGAGTATGTTACTAGACTTGACATCTCTGTGATATATTGGAGGGTGCATTGCATTATGCAGATAAGCTATAGCTTGTGCAGTTTCTGCAGCAATCGTGAGGCGAACGGGCCAGGGAAGCCCGTTCCCCTTTTCTCCTTGTAAATGTTGTGACAAAGTTCCATTAGGCATGAACTCATAAACAAGAATCTGTTCACCATTTTCGATCGAGCAGCCCAAGAGGCGAACTAGATTCGGATGATTGACAGAGGAAAGGAGATTGATCTCATTGATGAATTGTTCAATGCTGTCAGTATCTCTATGCCTGATTCTTTTAATTGCTACCCAATTGTCATTTTGAAGCTTTCCGGAATAAACCGTTCCATAAGCGCCAATTCCCAGTCTCTGTTTCTCAGAGAAGAAATCGGTTGCTTTTTCCATTTCTTTGTATAGATAGACCGGGATTGTGATCCCTGTAGTCTCATATAACTCGCGGTTTCTTCTGGTTCTGTTTTGGAAACTCAATCTTCGTCGAATAAAGCAGCACATTAAGCCTACAGTAACCATTAATGAAGCACCTGCTACAATACCTGCAGAAATtgtatttttcactttataCTGGGTTGTATcgcaaaattaaaataagaagaaaaaaaggaaacaattTCACTTTGACTAGTACTAGAAGCTGAGACTCTACACTGCGCTGTtagtgtatataatttaaatccaACTGAGAATTACCTCCAACAAGTACGCCAACTCTTGTGGTTCCTCCACATTTGCCTGAAAGGTACTTTGAAGGGTTGCATTTTGTATAATCTGCATTCACAAGAACCCTGGAATTAGTTATGGACACATCCTTGTCAAGTGTTATGGTGGACCAGAGGTCTCGGGTCCTCGTGGAGAGTGCTTCCCTTTTTAATGGGCGCACATGGAGTTAGGGGTGACAAATGGGCTATTTGGGCTAAAGTTGGGCGGGTCAAGATGGACTGAACCTATAGATGAGCCAAAGCCCAACCCTGCCCAAAgcttatttaaaataaatttccaGTCAAGATGGAAATGGTCAAAGGACTATAACCCAACCCGCCCAACTTAACCCACCTTTTCAACATTTTGAGAAACTAAAAATATCGATATTCTTTGATTGCAAATATTCTCTTGCTCATGCTTTTCTAAATAAACGGtgttttgaaaattaattttaaatactttttggATATAAAAACTCAAACGTATGCTTTTgctcaaaataata
Coding sequences within it:
- the LOC132033301 gene encoding wall-associated receptor kinase-like 14, whose amino-acid sequence is MNLPLHFRTILCLSIFFLSSNIVLGSNCTHSCDKKILPFPFGFSHGCPIKLNCTSNGKIVLNKFPVQSVTSDTILINLVAQCRRPVSAIHNLFTHNYAPTSRNGILFQNCSFSQSSCLIPSTMIQTHFELLDCGKENMSCYSEPNSDNNFIDFKNLSRTGCSSFFSAISVESALNSSAVSLDVQMVQLGWWVRGNCRCSSNANCTKIKSPVDGKKGYRCQCFEGFIGDGFLDGSGCRKDYTKCNPSKYLSGKCGGTTRVGVLVGGIVAGASLMVTVGLMCCFIRRRLSFQNRTRRNRELYETTGITIPVYLYKEMEKATDFFSEKQRLGIGAYGTVYSGKLQNDNWVAIKRIRHRDTDSIEQFINEINLLSSVNHPNLVRLLGCSIENGEQILVYEFMPNGTLSQHLQGEKGNGLPWPVRLTIAAETAQAIAYLHNAMHPPIYHRDVKSSNILLDYNYKSKVADFGLSRLGMVESSHISTAPQGTPGYLDPQYHQNFQLSDKSDVYSFGVVLAEIITGLKAVDFARPQDEINLAALAIDRIGKGNLDEIIDPSIEPHMDAWTISSVHKVAELAFRCLAFHRDMRPSMMEVAIELEQLRLSKWANSEDNITGSSEGSSISSTSGVSEKPLNLSIKKQEMDIKSIFSMEKMKDFSPVSVQDPWNSEQSSPSCSSLLNHIVK